ACTTCAACCTGGATGAAAGTGGTGAGTGCACTTTCATTTGTACGAGGCGTGATTCACTCAGTGGAAAGAATTTGGCTCTAAAACTCCCAGgattctttgttttgtgttgttggcTACTGTGGCTACACattacattgttttttattaaactatCCTCCTGTGTGGCTCAAGTAAACACTGAATATGCCAAACATGAAACGTGAAAGGTGTAATATTTGTGCCTGCATTAGGTGTGGTGAGGATATGGACTAGAACAAGACTGGAAAACAGATTTGCTTCATATTGAACCTAGGTCCTGGCTGACCTAGTTTAAGGttgttgtttaatgtgtgtgtgtgtgctttattAAATGTGCTCTCCAGGACAAAGCAGACATCATCACTCACAATTTGTGGCTCTGTGGTTTTAGGCTAATGTACCAGAGAGAAAATAGTCCCCTATCAATGATGGTATATTTACTGAAACAAACCCAGAACCTCAAACTGACATAGACTCAAAAAAACTAGGTAATTCCTGAAATGGTACTAAGTCGAGTGCATACCTATCATCCAACGCCATAGcaatcctttttttattttagcataAATAGCCAAATATTATTTCCTGAGAAAGTGAGAACATTATTGAAATTGTCCCGATCTTTTAATATTAAGGAAATTGATGGAAAATTCCTGGATCAACCCCTTCAACCAAACTTCCAAGGGCTCTTTCCTTGCCCCTGCCCCATCCCCTCACCAAATCTGGTGCAAATTGCTTCTGTAGTTTTTGAATAATCCAAATCATATCCAAATAAGATGAATAATTAAGGTTATTTCTATAGCAGCTTTCATACAAGTATtacagctcaaagtgctttacatacaatatagatacaaaatatttatgaaacATAAGaatatgttaaaatgacatgtaaaagaaaaggaaatagaaaagaactcaaatcaaacaaacagtaaCAACATACATGGGTGAAAACCTAATATCCTTGGTGGATGAAATAAGTTAGTCGAGTTTTTTCATTGAAAAATGTTGCTGCAGTTGCATATTTGTTCATGCATCTTacttttttgaattttttttacagaatgcAGGGTTGCAAAGTCTGCATCTTACGGGCGGCTTCCCTCCATTACGGGTCGCTCTTCCCCAAAAAGTGGTGGTTGGTCCCGCAGGAGCAAGTCTCCTTCATCCACTGGTTCAGGTAGCTGCTATCTTTATCACTTTCTGGTTTTTGATGGTTAAAACTTGGTTTTAGGTTCAAGGGTCAGAATCTGATTCGAGTAATGGTTGGTGGAAAGCATTTACTTGTGATTGTTTTTGAAACAGAGAATATAGCCCTCTCCTAAGGTttcaatatttctttaaatgtttacatgtgtgcTATGTATAAAAGTGCATTTTATTGTGCAGCACATCTTCATGATGCAGATTTCTGTTTTACTGATAGCTAACGGCACTGCAGGCAGTCAGCTGTCCACTCCTCGATCTGGAAAGTCTCCCAGCCCCTCTCCAACCAGTCCAGCCAGCCTCCGAAGACGACAGGTAATACACATTGATTTTCCTATGAATAACTTTCACTTCTTAGACCATACTGTACCAAATAGGCCATGTCAAAGATTTACATAATTACAGTATCTTCCTcaattaataatgtttaaaactaTTATGGTGACATGGAATtactgtaaatgaaaatgttgtttattgaacgaataaatataataatcatcGGACCAATTACCAGCAAAATATATGTGAgtgttaaatatataaataaataataaatagtgGTACTTATATTACTGCAAATCTAAAAAAGGTGTAAATATACAGACGTGAAAATCAGCCCGACGTAAACAcaagctgtttttgttttgtttgtttgtattctgTTAAATTTCAGACTTATGTTTTGAATGCAGGCGTCAGCAgcacattttcactgtgttaTCAAAGATCTGGgatgacaaacacattttgcttCTGCGCCACAACTGTGAGCGAAATCCAATTATCAGTGCCACCATCGTTAATTAATCATAAGGCTGGCTGGGGTTGGAGGCTGTGGTGGAGGATTTTATTGCTCGCACTTTTCAAACCACATGTCTTTATGCTGGTGAAAAGCTTACCATGGTTTCACCACACTTTTATTATCTAATCTCAAAGTGCATCCTCAAGGCTGGAACAGTAGAACAAATGTGAGCAGGCACTCTGTTTCTCCTTCCAGGGATCTCAACACAGTGGCTCCTCGCTCTCTTTAGCTTCGACTAAGGTTTGCAGCTCAATGGATGAAGGAGATGGGCCCGGCAGTGAAGGTTAAGATATTGCATGACACGTGAATATTCTGGAATATGTTTATGTAAGTTCACTTATAAATCCTCATTTGTTTGACTCCACAGCTGAGCCAATGGAGGACCACTCTTCAGTCCCAGCCTCCATAACAGAGAGGTACAAAGTGGGCAGAACCTTAGGGGACGGAAACTTTGCTGTGGTGCGGGAGTGTGTGGAGAAATCCACTGGGAGAGAGTTTGCTCTGAAGATCATCAGCAAAGATAAATGCAGGGGAAAGGTGGGTCTGCCTCCACACTGTTATTTCACCACAGAATTTGGTTTAAATTGCTGTTTACTCACtttagttattttctctttagATGATATTGATGTAATTCTGCTTTGGATTTCTTTAATTTCCTTATTGGTCAGTGGATGTGCCATTTCctctggaacaaaaaaaaatctgtttctagatttttcatttattacatttactttattactcAGGagcacatgatccagagtgagGTGTCAATCCTTCGGCGTGTTAAACATCCCAACATCGTACTTTTAATTGAAGAAATGGACACACAGAGCGAGCTCTATCTCGTAATGGAGCTGGTTAAGGTACAACACAGTAATTGTTCTGtccttgttcttgtttttttactaGATGTCTATTTTGTGACATAATTGTATGTTTGTCTGTAAAAACAGATTTCTCCTGATCCTTGGTAATACATAGACTCATGTCGATTTCCCTAAAcccacatcctctctctccagggGGGCGATCTCTTTGACGCAATCACCTCCTCTAACAAATACACAGAGCGAGATGCCAGCTGTATGTTGTTCAATCTGGCAAGTGCCATCAAGTACCTGCACAGTCTCAACATTGTCCACAGAGACATAAAACCTGAAAACCTGTTGGTAAGTACCACTCCACAAAGTTTTCTATTCACTCCTCATAGGCCCATTGGTCTCCAAAATTCAAATGTACAAGCTTCCAattcaataaattaaataatgaaaatgatgacatgaAATTATTGTACAAAACTCCAAAGGTTTGGGACGTCATATGTCACTGTGGTCATTTGGAACTTCTAAAGTCTGACCTAAATCTGAAATATAATGCTCTGCTAACTCTACAAGACTCAGATTAAAGACCAAATGtttctgaaataaatgaataaagttcAGTCTTCAGACAAGATGTTAACCTCAAAGAGAACTCGGTCACAAATGCAGTTTTTAGTTGTAGTGTTGCTATTTTTTGCGACAACTTAAgtgtttgctgttttgtttgtacCACAGATGAATTTGAATGctcctgctgttgttttcactcagtttaaaatgattttattgtcACATCCAGCTCATCAACAGAATCTTTACCCCAGTGAGGAATATTATTTATAATCTATGTGATTACTGTTTCTTGCTTGCCCTTATTGCATGTGCACTCAGGTCTACGAGCACCAGGATGGCAGTAAATCTCTGAAACTTGGGGACTTTGGTTTGGCCACCGTTGTGAACGGGCCCCTCTACACTGTGTGTGGCACCCCCACCTACGTAGCTCCTGAAATTGTTGCTGAGACGGGGTGGGTCAGAGCAGTTGTGTCATCTAAGACATGATCATTCTTGTGAACTGTTGCTCCTTGCAGATTTGTTTAGTTtctgatatatatatttccGGATCATTCTTGTGAACTGTTGCTCCTTGCAGATTTGTTTAGTTtctgatatatatatttccGGATATTCTCCTCTTCAATTAAAGATATGGCCTCAAGATTGACATTTGGGCAGCTGGTGTCATCACGTACATTCTACTGTGTGGATTTCCTCCTTTCCGTGGGTACGTATGTGCTCCTATATCAGAAGAAGTTTGACCTTTTAACCACATCAGTGACATTAGTTTCTTTATCTCAACAAGAAGCAGATTGGCACTCATAGAGTCCATTcgtccttatgaaaccacatttaagtcACTTTatccagatttatatttggaactgcaccaaatttcacacactcagtaaataatatcagtcctctaaatattcATCCATTTTCACAAATGATTCCCTtagaaatgaatgtaaatgtcagaaaaagaTTGTTCTAACCTGTGCCTGAattcaatgttttgtttcttgacTCATGTcccattcctccaccaagttgAGAGGAAATGTGTTCAGTGGCTTgagcataatcctgctgacaaacaaaccagatgTGAAAACTTAACCGAGAGGTAACAAATGGCATCATACACCTATGatatatgtgttgtttttatttctccagcGGTGACAAAGATCAGGACGATCTCTTTGAACACATTCTGAGTGGCCAGCTGGATTTCCCTGCAGCGTACTGGGACAATGTTTCTGACTCGGCCAAGGTTTGTGTTCTCTCCTCATGTGCCACCTCAGTGTGAAACATCAGAATCTGTCTCATGTTATTAAACCAGCTACTCATGAGTAAACCAACATGCTTCTCTTTAGACATTGATCACTGGGATGCTGCAGGTGGAGGCAGATCAGAGATACACAGCGGTACAGGTGCTCGATCACCCCTGGGTCAATGTAAGTTCAGCATAGTGGGGTCACTCCTCTCACTAGAATCACGTTcaagtagtttttatttaattgtatttataccCTGCTTAGCTCAGTTTTCTCTCATGCACCTCATGTTTTGGAATGACAATAATTCTTTTTGAATCTCGAATCTTAAATTGCAGTTTAGAAACAATATGAAGTGTAACGCAGCTGGTAGAGTCGCTGAAGtttgctctttgtgtttctcgAGGATGAGGGTGCGTCAGAGAATGAGCACCAGCTGCTGGTGGCTGGAAAGATCAAGAAGCACTTCAACACTGGACCAAAGCTCCACAGCACCACAGCGGGAGTGTCAGTCATCACAGTAAGTTCTGCTCTGCACTGGTCCATCAGTAAAtgaaactttttgttttgtgaatctgCCTGAGGGATGATGCTTTGGACGTCAttacaaactgaaaatatcTTTAGTTTAGAATTTTGTTCCTGATATCCTTTTATactttggttttcatttgaattcactaTTTGTATGAAGCAGCATAGAGCTAATACGCTGGGCTTCCATCACAGAGTGCTGGCAGTCCACATTTCCCACCCCCGCCCTCCGAGTCATGGCCCCTTGGTGGAGCCCTTTTCATGTCTCGGCCTAATTTACTTTACTTCttattttctttgccttttgtAGCTTTTCCTGGTTTTGTTGAACACTTTACTAGTTTGCAGCATCAAAAGATGAAGTTAAACTTTGTCACAAGAAGGAGAGAAGTTGTAAGGCCAATGCAGTTGATCACATTTAACTGTTAGAGTCGATGCCGCTCTTCATGTCCTGTATTCCTGTGGAGAACCTAACAGTCGCCGCTGTGTCACTCTCCCTCAGACCACGCCACTTGATAAAGAGAAGCAAGTTTTCAGACGTAGACGCCATCAGGATGTGAAGTCCGCCCCCCACCTCCCACACAGCTTCGGTGCCTCCCACGGTGCCACCCGCGGCCTCTCTCCCACTGACCTCACCCCAGAGTCTGAAGACTATTCCCCGAGTTCTGCCGGCACTGTCCGTTCACCCGTCTCTCCGTTCTGAGAGCCTTCCTGAGGCCACAGCACCGTCCACCCCTCTATGAAGAGGTTGGGGCACAGAACAGATTCAACCCATCATTGGGTTCAGTCTGCTGACCTGGACATTGACAGGCTGCACATTTATCTGCAcctattttatttctttcctgCCATAGAACTTTAAGGAGCAGTTCATCTCTGGGTCAAAGAATAAGAGCATGCAACAATTTTTAGTACATTTGTCCTTTCACCTGATTTCTACACAGCAAGCACTGGTTCATAGTAGTAATATAGAGCCCTCTACTGGTTTTTATTGTGTACTACAGGAATGGCAGTCTGCTTCATgaagcactttttaaaagaaGTTGTTAACAAACAATACTGAAACCATAGCCTCGGAATATTCATGCTTGACTCCAACACAAACGCTCATGTATCTAGAATGACACTCATATCTCTGCCCAGGCCCAAcaacaagctgcaccaaatgtcacacactcgTAGACTCAGTCCCTTAAATGTGTTATCAACCTTAATTtattcagtgaaaatgtcaacaaaacaatcagacacacaatgttacagagagtagagaaaaTTAAATTCTAGATCCGCCCCTTTGTTCAAATCCACACccaaatttaatgggttctgtCTTGGCCCACTTCCCATCCTTCACTAAGTTTGGTCTAAATCCACtttgtagtttttgcacaatctagctgacaaacacaaacgGACAAAGGCAAAAAAAGCCTCTCAACACAACAGTCACCGTTCTGCTGCACTGTTTTACATCCAGATTACTTCGCTGTGGCACTTTAGGTTCAGGTGCATAAACCTTAGACACCATTCAACAGAACTTGAGAAGACATGCTGCTGAACTGTAGGAGAAATATTGTGTGGCCGCTCAGTAGCTTTTCCTCGTGGAGATTTGAGGGCACTAATGTTTGAGTGTTGATGGTCCTGTGTGCTTGAGGGAGGATTATTTAAGTggttttgttatttgtctgtgtgagtgtggtgtTGTTGGTTGTACGTGCATGTGTAAAAACTTGCCTTGGCACAAGTGGATTTAAGTGCAATTAGGTTTTCTGCCCAATGAGCACATTATGAGACATGTTCTTTCACAATGCTGGAACAagtgagataaaaataaaggaTCTGTCGCTGGTATTAATGGAGTCCAACACAGTTCTCTATCAGAGGGAAGTTTAATGTTGGTAAACTGCAGTGCTTCCAGGAATATCcattattttactatttttattCTGAATGTACTGTACGTCCTCTGACCACGTCATATGTCGCTTCACCAAATAATCATAGATGTGAATGTCCTTTCATCCAAGACTGTAACCTGCATGTTTGCTAATATGCATCCTAAGATAAGTTGTTCTGGTCTTTTACTCTTCAATATACGCCTGTCAGATATGAAACCACTTCTGTTGCCATTGTACATGCTGTCTTGATGAATGCAGTCCTGTTAAGACAGACCACAACTGAGTTAAgacttatatataaatgtattttaacagaaatgtaaaacCACGCCACTTGCTGTTAAAGGGCTTTTTAAGTTTTGCCAAAAAGCACACCGAGAGCAAGTCGTCATAGTAAGTTGTcaggaatgtgtttgttttgaagatAGTGTCTGTTTTTCGCCATCGccaaaaaaacatgtaatgtttgTGAAAAATGGTTCTCGAAGAAAACTGGGAATGTCAGTGTTAATGTGGAAGCAGATGGAGAATGTGAATGCTGTATTATATTCATCCATATTCCATTAATGTAAGAATGTTATTAAAcctaaatgagaaaaaaacaaactgtaattCACTTATTTTCAATTCTTAAGGGGAAAATTACAAAGTTCTGACaacgacacacaaacaaaaattaaataCTGAGTGTCAGTGGAGCAGCCTGCATTAACAAGTCTCCACAGCAGATGGCAGTCTAATCAAACAATGAGCATGTCTTCAGTTCCACCTTGTATAGCATTGATTTACTGACCTATAGTTACACATCCTTTATTACAGAGATTCAATTAATACATGCATCCTTAAGAGGCCTTAAACTCCTGAGACTcgtgtatttattcatttgtattaAAAACATCAGTTCAATTTAGTTCTTAATTTTGATTTATCACATAAGCAGAAactatttgaaaaacaaatcataatGTATCTTAAAATGTTACATAAAATCAAAGTACACTTCATGATGCCAACAAATTGTCAAACGGATGTAAATTCACAGTAATGAAAAGCAAAGTAAACCAAATGGCTTTAGTAGCTGTTAGCATGCACGACCTCAGCTCTCGGTCCGGTGTTGTCTCATAGCACCACCAGAAAATAAGAACGCAAACTcaaaacatttgcatatttttgttcttttaaataGTCAGCTCAGGAGACCAACTTCTTGTTTCAGCgattaaaaagagaaactaTAGTTTTTCATTTCACCAAAATAGCTCAGTCACTTTGGGAACATTTCACTGCTCATCATTAGATCATTTTATcgtcaaactgaaaacattcatCAGACGTTATATTGCTTAACAATACATGGTGTCACAACAGGATCATGATTTCACAGACTTTAAATGAATGAGCTCATGTTTTGTGCAACAATAGGCAAACTGAAAAAGTGTGGAGATGCACAAGTAAGAATATTCATGTTTGCAAACAATTATAGAATGTCTTAAAAATGACTTCCTCTCTTTGAATATGTCTGACAGCTTCACCGCAAACATGTTAATGGTCATGAAAAACTATCCAAGAATCTAGATTTTAATCCTCTGGATGGGATTCTTTAAGAAACAACTGAtgatcattttattgttttactctAAGTAATTTTAATCCTTCgccattaattaaaaaaaaaaaaaagtcctacaTTTAAAGTAAGTATGGGAATATCACAATTGATCATTTCTGTTGACGTGGTAATCAAAAACAAATACTTCACGACAGACTCACACTGAATTAGACTTTTCTTCCAAATAGACaatcaaacaacaaattaacaatgaatgttgttttttcacatttgcacaTCTGACCACTGTTAATAACAAAGAGCAAACAATGGCCATACACATGTGTCACTAATGTCTGCAGTGCAATGACGCCATTTTGAACATTTATACATGGTTCACGTGACTGAGAGGTTTATAACATGAAGGCTACAGACTAACAGCATTTAGATCTTTATCTCAACCTTTACACTGTCcatatatacagtttatttatttttctagaaAAGTGAGATATGTATCCGTCATACAAATGTTGTATAAATGTTTTGAACATaagatacattttgtttttcacagtttgatACAGGAACTTTAAATCTTACATCcaggtctgttttttttttttttaacttaagtTGATCTCAGTCTCTCCTCGTCCACAACAACAGATGTGTTTGGCTACGTTCAGCTGGTGCTCAGGTAACTGTGTTCAGATTGTTATGCAAACCGACAAATGGCAACAAGTTCACGTGAGCACACTGTTCTTTGTTATCTTCGCCGTGCAGATGTTGTCCAAACCACTGGAGCACCTCTCAGGTCTGTGGTCCGCTCACTGGCTGTAGGTGTTCCTCTCTGCATATTTGCCTCCCGCTGCATAGTTCTGTCTCCTCAGTAGCGGTTTTGATGCTCATAGTGCCACCGATTGAAATCAATATTAAATGCCACAATACTGCCGGACGCCATGCCTGTGATTAAAgtcctgaagaaaaacaaaaccatgaaaatgtgacatcaaatcCCACTTTCGTCAAATATTATATACTTcatgaaacaggaaaaataGAAAACCACAGTTTACCCATGATTGTTTCCATGCACGTGAACGTTTTGTTAAAATGTCCATGAAACGAGCACAGTCGCTCATCAGGGGCTGTGACAGTAAATCACCAGGTTTCCGTGACAACTGAAGTAGACCATTGAGTCCCAGTGTCTTTCTGCAACCCCTCTGCCCTTGTGTCCACGGCCGGCTGGCATGTAGGAAAAGCAGCTGATTTCACAGGGTCGTCTTATACTGCTACACCCCGAGGGCTTAAATGCTCCAGCACAAtgaacagagctgcagcagaatgCCCCTCTGTAAATGACCTTACAGAGCACAACTCACTTGTATTATACCTAATGTCAACCTAATGAGGAAAAGGGCCAATAAATGAATTGAGGGGAtcttaaaatattacatttaaggGGCTTGTTAAGTGATTTTGGAACATATGTTAAAAAATAGCCTGTGATTTCATATTTCAATactgatattattatttgtgatGGTTTGTTTacattaaaactaaatgttaacaAATCCCATCCTCTATCTGCCCTCCCTTCTCTCACCTGAACAGGCTGGGCTTTGAATCACGGCTCAGACTCGAGTCCAGTCCAGTTAATTTGAAAACTGTGCCTTTGTTTTGTGGTCTGAGGAGGATTTGGCCGCTGGCAGTGATGTGCAGCTTCAATGTTCAGAGTTTCTAACCTCTCTTGGCTGCCAGGGtcacatgatgacatcatgCTTATAGCCCCAGAGTGAACTCTTTCCCCTCCAGGCTGCCATCCAGGCAACTATCGTGACTCCTGACATTATTTAGAACATTGAGATGGAAAAAAATTCTGCCGACCCTCCAATAGCCTTGTGTACATTTCTCCAATATAGTTTAATTTTCAGAAGATACTCCTGTAATTTCTATCTCTACGGCAACTGTAGGAACCATTGAAAGGAAAAGGCAGGTGGATATTCATTCACTGACCGAAACAGCGTGAGGCTTTTTACCTCAACCTTCACACAGTGCAATACTGAAGACGAGTGGGAACATTtagacatgcacacaaacatacatgttCCCATGTGAGCCCACGCAGTCAACACGTCTGTAAACATAGAAGCTCACACAATGATTCTGTTGAGACAAACTCTCTGACTCAAtcttataaaacacatttttactacTTAATTGATCTTTAgtctttgtttgcttttctttatctAAACCTCGTTATGGATAATATTTAATACCTGATTCCACCTCATTTACAGACCTCATTGAATCAGTAGATGTAATCGTATATGAGGAGCAGGAAACATTTCCACATGAAAATGGCTCTCGGTAAGAAATCCTCAGTGGAGGACAATACCGTTAATGACCACACGCCTGCCTGCTCTGACCTTTGATCATGTGATAGGTCCATGGCTCGGACACCGGCGTCACACCCCGGGTAGATGTAGAGCTGTTTGAAATCACAAGCCTGCCACACCTCCACCACGCCATTGTCCCCTCCGGTCACCAGGTTGTGGCCGTCGCTGCTCAGGAGAATAGCCTACAGGAGAATGTCACAGAGAAGacatgcagcagtgaggtgCAATTACAGCTTTGTACAAATTTAAGATAAATGATTGTATGATCTGTTATTGATGAAATTTACCTTGATCCAGATGATGGAAAGTAACTGATCCACAAACATACTTGGTGCATCAGTCCGATCGCTTTGTATACTAAAACCATTTTGACAACATTAtacaactctttttttttacttttctattCAGGAACAGTCTTTGAGCGGCACATGTTGATATTAAAGCGCAAAACATCCAACCAACCACTATA
The Paralichthys olivaceus isolate ysfri-2021 chromosome 11, ASM2471397v2, whole genome shotgun sequence genome window above contains:
- the dclk1b gene encoding serine/threonine-protein kinase DCLK1b; amino-acid sequence: MELEHFDERDKALRYTRRGSRGNGLPSPTHSAHCSLYRTRTLQALSSEKKAKKIRFYRNGDRYFKGIVYAISQERFRSLEALLADLTRALSDNVNLPQGVRTIYTIDGMTKITSMDQLVEGESYVCASIEPYKKLEYTRNVNPNWSVGARTAVSIRDPSSLGSSKAGCPENRESKDFIRPKLVTIVRSGVKPRKAIRVLLNKKTAHSFEQVMTDITDAVKMDSGVVKRLFTVDGKMVTCLQDFFGEDDIFFACGPEKFRYQDDFNLDESECRVAKSASYGRLPSITGRSSPKSGGWSRRSKSPSSTGSANGTAGSQLSTPRSGKSPSPSPTSPASLRRRQGSQHSGSSLSLASTKVCSSMDEGDGPGSEAEPMEDHSSVPASITERYKVGRTLGDGNFAVVRECVEKSTGREFALKIISKDKCRGKEHMIQSEVSILRRVKHPNIVLLIEEMDTQSELYLVMELVKGGDLFDAITSSNKYTERDASCMLFNLASAIKYLHSLNIVHRDIKPENLLVYEHQDGSKSLKLGDFGLATVVNGPLYTVCGTPTYVAPEIVAETGYGLKIDIWAAGVITYILLCGFPPFRGGDKDQDDLFEHILSGQLDFPAAYWDNVSDSAKTLITGMLQVEADQRYTAVQVLDHPWVNDEGASENEHQLLVAGKIKKHFNTGPKLHSTTAGVSVITTTPLDKEKQVFRRRRHQDVKSAPHLPHSFGASHGATRGLSPTDLTPESEDYSPSSAGTVRSPVSPF